One genomic segment of Fundulus heteroclitus isolate FHET01 chromosome 10, MU-UCD_Fhet_4.1, whole genome shotgun sequence includes these proteins:
- the fbrs gene encoding autism susceptibility gene 2 protein homolog isoform X9 gives MEGPSRSAGMRKSRRSRSQRDRELRRRRRVNLAEERATSLSSGSDREGRGTNGVLGPNGVLRPASGRHRPPRRRKRESVSCEEEIIDGFAIASFISLEALEMDCSLKPSQRTDMLGRRNKGKRGPEENGDGLLSEPEEGVPHSYSSSYLKRRSKRRKIEGSLLETGYICDTESDTGDKASDNEMDPVFTVSTRKAVDPSPSTLGTSAKSCPPPPARCGGISRLMVTPRVSGLERSQEKSLEPHFPEPVSSSTSSGPVSCLSSRSSFTASVAVPRPSPVNGNGARHNGSPPLSKPSFVCLSPSMYNSSSAPVKLPSSASSVAASSPSMRPPTPSTSVSLPYSRGSGSSGPLRPPSRAGSGPLFTSAPGLPPPPPLLPPAHSAAAAEREGRRSVPGAENSSAAAAAGRNTPGGPSAANSTSSSSGRTSQNQTSVPPLAFQFHQHNHQHQHTHTHQHFPAPFLHPTATAQPLFEKFPGKMEGLYRHSFFPQYPPPSVSGIPPVIPPAGPFSSLQGAFQPKPLVPQGTAPDLTARLGVVPHHLQTKDHRKPGKWCAMHVHVAWMILSHQRRVKMMQADPHKLDFRSDPLSRYSGAVGLGGVLPPTHDLTRPPSLFPAAGAVNPSSAPFISPSASHSSFLPPGAHLDPYGRSPPFAPLGALGSGAFGGLGSPALAGSVFSPKDPPPGAVGGLPTSNHHDAWSRLHGGSSGFPGAPWIKAADKRDERDRGKDMERRDMPHIKDEKDRDSLVYGRQPVRMSPVGLPFKPRSSTPVSHINGHSSALGASGAAMEDLTRGLNRDRERDRDGDKRPLPSMSSRGPLVSSSLVADRDRPRSSSSSVLATPPPSHRSIPSPMDLYPRSQAQAAQNLHNDHSQRDGNLPASSAASSSVSSLSHGKKSDRTTTPVSKSALLLPPVKVKEERKEEPEHIPITLPPPAPSHTFDRPNSHPHHPSSGTPSSCSLSLTPTPGVPLPPHTPNPPPQLPMLDRSRAIEAILGSPAGMAGLMVGSAGERFSHGPPPGPSQGPHSFPWDPWMAHQQHQQHQQQQREAMALRSDPHLALRSDPHLMRLFQHQRHIMEAERAAAIAAAAVAGPQHPPTSTSAASSGVRPEFGHMSFHRGLLNEERRAQMLREMEGPPYFAMLPHNSHLLSPSHAAAAAAAAAHLDQLHPDLLSHSLPSGAGGPSQHHPNLYSRLGSINPHPMSNGILAKDLLGALPVGAPPPLIPSIASRSATPPRASRLGGPGELALYSTHKDGESR, from the exons ATGGAGGGTCCGAGCCGAAGCGCCGGGATGAGAAAGAGCCGACGGTCCCGTTCGCAGCGCGACAGGGAGCTGAGGCGGCGGAGGAGGGTGAACCTGGCCGAGGAGCGGGCCACGTCCCTGTCCTCGGGCTCCGACCGAGAGGGCCGAGGGACGAACGGCGTCCTGGGTCCCAACGGCGTCCTGAGGCCCGCGTCCGGGAGACACAGGCCCCCGCGCCGGAGGAAGAGGGAGTCGGTGTCCTGCGAGGAGGAGATCATTGACGGCTTCGCCATCGCGAGCTTCATCAGCTTGGAGGCACTGGAG ATGGATTGCTCCCTGAAGCCCAGTCAGCGCACCGACATGCTGGGAAGGCGGAACAAGGGGAAGAGGGGCCCCGAGGAGAACGGCGACGGGCTGCTGTCGGAGCCCGAGGAAGGGGTCCCGCACAGCTACTCCAGCAGCTACTTGAAGAGGAGAAGCAAGAGAAGAAAGATAGAG ggttCTCTTTTGGAGACAGGCTACATT TGCGACACAGAGAGCGATACAGGAGATAAG GCCTCCGACAATGAAATGGATCCAGTGTTCACAGTCAGCACCAGAAAAG CTGTGGATCCATCCCCATCAACCCTGGGCACGTCCGCCAAAAGCTGCCCCCCGCCGCCGGCGCGCTGCGGCGGCATCTCGCGGCTAATGGTGACCCCGCGAGTGTCGGGCCTGGAGCGAAGTCAGGAGAAAAGCCTGGAGCCACACTTCCCGGAGCCCGTTTCCTCTTCTACCTCTTCTGGTCCCGTCTCCTGCTTGTCTTCCCGCTCCTCGTTCACGGCCTCCGTCGCCGTCCCCCGGCCCAGTCCGGTCAACGGGAACGGCGCTCGCCACAACGGCAGCCCCCCCCTCTCCAAGCCCTCGTTCGTGTGTCTGTCTCCGTCCATGTATAACAG CAGCAGCGCCCCAGTCAAGCTTCCATCGTCTGCTTCATCCGTGGCCGCCTCCTCGCCCTCCATGCGCCCTCCGACTCCTTCCACCAGTGTGTCTCTGCCCTACAGTCGGGGCTCGGGCTCCTCGGGGCCTCTCCGACCCCCGTCCCGAGCCGGCTCCGGGCCCCTGTTCACGTCCGCCCCTGGCCTGCCTCCACCGCCACCTCTGCTTCCTCCTGCCCactcagcagctgcag CAGAGCGCGAGGGCCGACGCAGCGTGCCGGGGGCTGAGAACAgctcggcggcggcggcggcgggccGCAACACTCCCGGCGGTCCGTCGGCGGCGAACTCGACGTCGAGCTCCTCCGGCAGGACGTCCCAGAACCAGACGAGCGTCCCGCCGTTGGCCTTCCAGTTCCACCAGCACAACCACCAGCACCAACACACGCACACTCACCAACACTTCCCGGCGCCCTTCCTGCACCCGACGGCCACGGCGCAGCCCCTG tTTGAGAAGTTTCCAGGCAAAATGGAGGGACTTTACCGGCACTCT TTCTTCCCACAATACCCTCCACCCTCAGTGTCAGGTATTCCGCCTGTTATTCCTCCTGCCGGGCCCTTCAGCTCTTTGCAAGGAGCATTTCAGCCAAAG CCTCTTGTCCCTCAGGGAACGGCGCCTGATCTAACAGCACGACTCGGGGTTGTGCCTCACCACCTGCAGACCAAAGACCACAGG AAACCAGGAAAATGGTGCGCTATGCATGTTCACGTGGCCTGGATGATTTTAAGCCATCAGAGAAGAGTGAAG ATGATGCAGGCTGATCCTCACAAGCTGGACTTCCGGAGTGACCCGCTGTCCCGTTACTCTGGAGCTGTGGGCCTGGGAGGAGTCTTGCCCCCGACTCATGATTTGACTAGACCACCCAGTCTTTTCCCAGCTGCAG GTGCAGTCAATCCGTCTTCAGCACCTTTCATCTCCCCATCAGCGTCGCATTCCTCTTTCCTTCCACCGGGTGCACACTTAG ATCCTTATGGTCGATCCCCTCCGTTTGCTCCACTGGGAGCCCTCGGTTCTGGTGCCTTTGGAGGACTTGGCAGCCCAGCACTGG CTGGCTCTGTGTTTAGCCCTAAAGACCCTCCACCCGGCGCGGTTGGGGGCTTGCCCACCTCCAACCATCACGACGCGTGGAGCCGTCTGCACGGTGGTTCTTCGGGGTTCCCCGGGGCTCCCTGGATTAAAGCAGCGGACAAAAGGGACGAGAGGGACCGAGGGAAGGATATGGAGAGGAGAGACATGCCGCACATTAAGGACGAGAAGGACAG AGACAGTTTGGTGTACGGCCGGCAGCCTGTGAGAATGTCTCCGGTGGGTCTCCCCTTCAAGCCCCGCAGTAGCACCCCGGTCAGCCACATCAACGGCCACAGCAGCGCCCTGGGAGCGAGCGGCGCAGCCATGGAGGACCTGACCAGGGGCTTAAACAGAGACCGCGAGCGGGACAGAGATGGAGACAAGAGGCCGTTGCCCTCAATGTCCTCCAGGGGTCCTCTGGTGTCGTCGTCTTTAGTAGCAGACAGGGACAGGCCGCGGTCGTCTTCGTCCTCCGTGCTGGCGACTCCGCCTCCCTCGCACCGCTCCATACCGTCTCCCATGGACCTCTATCCCCGCTCCCAAGCCCAGGCGGCACAGAACCTCCACAACGATCATTCCCAAAGAGACGGTAACCTCCCCGCTTCCTCCGCAGCGTCCTCCTCCGTGTCTTCTTTGTCCCACGGCAAGAAGTCCGACCGCACCACGACGCCCGTGTCCAAATCCGCCCTGCTCCTGCCGCCGGTTAAAGTcaaggaggagaggaaagagGAGCCGGAGCACATCCCCATCACCCTGCCGCCTCCGGCGCCCAGCCACACCTTCGACCGCCCCAACAGCCATCCACACCACCCCAGTTCTGGCACCCCGTCATCTTGCTCCTTGTCCCTGACTCCGACTCCTGGCGTCCCCCTCCCACCGCATACACCCAACCCTCCTCCCCAGCTCCCGATGCTGGACCGCTCCAGGGCGATCGAAGCGATCCTGGGGAGCCCGGCGGGGATGGCGGGACTGATGGTGGGCTCGGCGGGAGAGCGGTTTTCACACGGACCTCCTCCGGGGCCGTCGCAGGGTCCGCACAGCTTCCCCTGGGACCCCTGGATGGCTcaccagcagcaccagcagcatcagcagcagcagagggaggCCATGGCACTTCGCTCGGATCCACACCTGGCCCTGAGATCCGATCCGCATCTAATGCGTCTTTTCCAACATCAGAGGCACATCATGGAAGCAGAGAGGGCGGCGGCCATCGCTGCGGCGGCCGTGGCCGGACCTCAGCACCCTCCCACGTCTACCTCCGCCGCCTCCTCCGGTGTCCGCCCGGAGTTCGGCCACATGTCCTTTCACCGCGGGCTGTTAAACGAGGAGCGGAGAGCCCAGATGCTAAGGGAAATGGAGGGCCCTCCCTACTTTGCCATGCTCCCTCACAATTCTCATCTGTTGAGCCCCTCCCacgccgcagccgccgccgcggccgccgctcACCTGGATCAGCTCCACCCCGACCTTCTCTCTCACTCGCTGCCGTCAGGAGCCGGGGGTCCCTCCCAGCACCACCCTAACCTCTACTCCCGTCTAGGTTCCATCAACCCACACCCCATGTCCAACGGCATCCTCGCAAAGGATCTGCTGGGGGCTCTGCCGGTGGGGGCGCCGCCGCCGCTCATCCCGTCCATCGCCAGCCGCTCGGCCACGCCGCCCCGCGCTTCCAGACTGGGAGGGCCAGGTGAGCTGGCGCTGTACAGCACCCACAAAGACGGGGAGTCCAGATAG
- the fbrs gene encoding autism susceptibility gene 2 protein homolog isoform X7 — protein MEGPSRSAGMRKSRRSRSQRDRELRRRRRVNLAEERATSLSSGSDREGRGTNGVLGPNGVLRPASGRHRPPRRRKRESVSCEEEIIDGFAIASFISLEALEMDCSLKPSQRTDMLGRRNKGKRGPEENGDGLLSEPEEGVPHSYSSSYLKRRSKRRKIEGSLLETGYICDTESDTGDKASDNEMDPVFTVSTRKAVDPSPSTLGTSAKSCPPPPARCGGISRLMVTPRVSGLERSQEKSLEPHFPEPVSSSTSSGPVSCLSSRSSFTASVAVPRPSPVNGNGARHNGSPPLSKPSFVCLSPSMYNSSSAPVKLPSSASSVAASSPSMRPPTPSTSVSLPYSRGSGSSGPLRPPSRAGSGPLFTSAPGLPPPPPLLPPAHSAAAAEREGRRSVPGAENSSAAAAAGRNTPGGPSAANSTSSSSGRTSQNQTSVPPLAFQFHQHNHQHQHTHTHQHFPAPFLHPTATAQPLFEKFPGKMEGLYRHSFFPQYPPPSVSGIPPVIPPAGPFSSLQGAFQPKGTAPDLTARLGVVPHHLQTKDHRLADPFGTSLKISNKPGKWCAMHVHVAWMILSHQRRVKMMQADPHKLDFRSDPLSRYSGAVGLGGVLPPTHDLTRPPSLFPAAGAVNPSSAPFISPSASHSSFLPPGAHLDPYGRSPPFAPLGALGSGAFGGLGSPALAGSVFSPKDPPPGAVGGLPTSNHHDAWSRLHGGSSGFPGAPWIKAADKRDERDRGKDMERRDMPHIKDEKDRDSLVYGRQPVRMSPVGLPFKPRSSTPVSHINGHSSALGASGAAMEDLTRGLNRDRERDRDGDKRPLPSMSSRGPLVSSSLVADRDRPRSSSSSVLATPPPSHRSIPSPMDLYPRSQAQAAQNLHNDHSQRDGNLPASSAASSSVSSLSHGKKSDRTTTPVSKSALLLPPVKVKEERKEEPEHIPITLPPPAPSHTFDRPNSHPHHPSSGTPSSCSLSLTPTPGVPLPPHTPNPPPQLPMLDRSRAIEAILGSPAGMAGLMVGSAGERFSHGPPPGPSQGPHSFPWDPWMAHQQHQQHQQQQREAMALRSDPHLALRSDPHLMRLFQHQRHIMEAERAAAIAAAAVAGPQHPPTSTSAASSGVRPEFGHMSFHRGLLNEERRAQMLREMEGPPYFAMLPHNSHLLSPSHAAAAAAAAAHLDQLHPDLLSHSLPSGAGGPSQHHPNLYSRLGSINPHPMSNGILAKDLLGALPVGAPPPLIPSIASRSATPPRASRLGGPGELALYSTHKDGESR, from the exons ATGGAGGGTCCGAGCCGAAGCGCCGGGATGAGAAAGAGCCGACGGTCCCGTTCGCAGCGCGACAGGGAGCTGAGGCGGCGGAGGAGGGTGAACCTGGCCGAGGAGCGGGCCACGTCCCTGTCCTCGGGCTCCGACCGAGAGGGCCGAGGGACGAACGGCGTCCTGGGTCCCAACGGCGTCCTGAGGCCCGCGTCCGGGAGACACAGGCCCCCGCGCCGGAGGAAGAGGGAGTCGGTGTCCTGCGAGGAGGAGATCATTGACGGCTTCGCCATCGCGAGCTTCATCAGCTTGGAGGCACTGGAG ATGGATTGCTCCCTGAAGCCCAGTCAGCGCACCGACATGCTGGGAAGGCGGAACAAGGGGAAGAGGGGCCCCGAGGAGAACGGCGACGGGCTGCTGTCGGAGCCCGAGGAAGGGGTCCCGCACAGCTACTCCAGCAGCTACTTGAAGAGGAGAAGCAAGAGAAGAAAGATAGAG ggttCTCTTTTGGAGACAGGCTACATT TGCGACACAGAGAGCGATACAGGAGATAAG GCCTCCGACAATGAAATGGATCCAGTGTTCACAGTCAGCACCAGAAAAG CTGTGGATCCATCCCCATCAACCCTGGGCACGTCCGCCAAAAGCTGCCCCCCGCCGCCGGCGCGCTGCGGCGGCATCTCGCGGCTAATGGTGACCCCGCGAGTGTCGGGCCTGGAGCGAAGTCAGGAGAAAAGCCTGGAGCCACACTTCCCGGAGCCCGTTTCCTCTTCTACCTCTTCTGGTCCCGTCTCCTGCTTGTCTTCCCGCTCCTCGTTCACGGCCTCCGTCGCCGTCCCCCGGCCCAGTCCGGTCAACGGGAACGGCGCTCGCCACAACGGCAGCCCCCCCCTCTCCAAGCCCTCGTTCGTGTGTCTGTCTCCGTCCATGTATAACAG CAGCAGCGCCCCAGTCAAGCTTCCATCGTCTGCTTCATCCGTGGCCGCCTCCTCGCCCTCCATGCGCCCTCCGACTCCTTCCACCAGTGTGTCTCTGCCCTACAGTCGGGGCTCGGGCTCCTCGGGGCCTCTCCGACCCCCGTCCCGAGCCGGCTCCGGGCCCCTGTTCACGTCCGCCCCTGGCCTGCCTCCACCGCCACCTCTGCTTCCTCCTGCCCactcagcagctgcag CAGAGCGCGAGGGCCGACGCAGCGTGCCGGGGGCTGAGAACAgctcggcggcggcggcggcgggccGCAACACTCCCGGCGGTCCGTCGGCGGCGAACTCGACGTCGAGCTCCTCCGGCAGGACGTCCCAGAACCAGACGAGCGTCCCGCCGTTGGCCTTCCAGTTCCACCAGCACAACCACCAGCACCAACACACGCACACTCACCAACACTTCCCGGCGCCCTTCCTGCACCCGACGGCCACGGCGCAGCCCCTG tTTGAGAAGTTTCCAGGCAAAATGGAGGGACTTTACCGGCACTCT TTCTTCCCACAATACCCTCCACCCTCAGTGTCAGGTATTCCGCCTGTTATTCCTCCTGCCGGGCCCTTCAGCTCTTTGCAAGGAGCATTTCAGCCAAAG GGAACGGCGCCTGATCTAACAGCACGACTCGGGGTTGTGCCTCACCACCTGCAGACCAAAGACCACAGG CTAGCTGATCCGTTTGGGACATCACTGAAAATCAGtaat AAACCAGGAAAATGGTGCGCTATGCATGTTCACGTGGCCTGGATGATTTTAAGCCATCAGAGAAGAGTGAAG ATGATGCAGGCTGATCCTCACAAGCTGGACTTCCGGAGTGACCCGCTGTCCCGTTACTCTGGAGCTGTGGGCCTGGGAGGAGTCTTGCCCCCGACTCATGATTTGACTAGACCACCCAGTCTTTTCCCAGCTGCAG GTGCAGTCAATCCGTCTTCAGCACCTTTCATCTCCCCATCAGCGTCGCATTCCTCTTTCCTTCCACCGGGTGCACACTTAG ATCCTTATGGTCGATCCCCTCCGTTTGCTCCACTGGGAGCCCTCGGTTCTGGTGCCTTTGGAGGACTTGGCAGCCCAGCACTGG CTGGCTCTGTGTTTAGCCCTAAAGACCCTCCACCCGGCGCGGTTGGGGGCTTGCCCACCTCCAACCATCACGACGCGTGGAGCCGTCTGCACGGTGGTTCTTCGGGGTTCCCCGGGGCTCCCTGGATTAAAGCAGCGGACAAAAGGGACGAGAGGGACCGAGGGAAGGATATGGAGAGGAGAGACATGCCGCACATTAAGGACGAGAAGGACAG AGACAGTTTGGTGTACGGCCGGCAGCCTGTGAGAATGTCTCCGGTGGGTCTCCCCTTCAAGCCCCGCAGTAGCACCCCGGTCAGCCACATCAACGGCCACAGCAGCGCCCTGGGAGCGAGCGGCGCAGCCATGGAGGACCTGACCAGGGGCTTAAACAGAGACCGCGAGCGGGACAGAGATGGAGACAAGAGGCCGTTGCCCTCAATGTCCTCCAGGGGTCCTCTGGTGTCGTCGTCTTTAGTAGCAGACAGGGACAGGCCGCGGTCGTCTTCGTCCTCCGTGCTGGCGACTCCGCCTCCCTCGCACCGCTCCATACCGTCTCCCATGGACCTCTATCCCCGCTCCCAAGCCCAGGCGGCACAGAACCTCCACAACGATCATTCCCAAAGAGACGGTAACCTCCCCGCTTCCTCCGCAGCGTCCTCCTCCGTGTCTTCTTTGTCCCACGGCAAGAAGTCCGACCGCACCACGACGCCCGTGTCCAAATCCGCCCTGCTCCTGCCGCCGGTTAAAGTcaaggaggagaggaaagagGAGCCGGAGCACATCCCCATCACCCTGCCGCCTCCGGCGCCCAGCCACACCTTCGACCGCCCCAACAGCCATCCACACCACCCCAGTTCTGGCACCCCGTCATCTTGCTCCTTGTCCCTGACTCCGACTCCTGGCGTCCCCCTCCCACCGCATACACCCAACCCTCCTCCCCAGCTCCCGATGCTGGACCGCTCCAGGGCGATCGAAGCGATCCTGGGGAGCCCGGCGGGGATGGCGGGACTGATGGTGGGCTCGGCGGGAGAGCGGTTTTCACACGGACCTCCTCCGGGGCCGTCGCAGGGTCCGCACAGCTTCCCCTGGGACCCCTGGATGGCTcaccagcagcaccagcagcatcagcagcagcagagggaggCCATGGCACTTCGCTCGGATCCACACCTGGCCCTGAGATCCGATCCGCATCTAATGCGTCTTTTCCAACATCAGAGGCACATCATGGAAGCAGAGAGGGCGGCGGCCATCGCTGCGGCGGCCGTGGCCGGACCTCAGCACCCTCCCACGTCTACCTCCGCCGCCTCCTCCGGTGTCCGCCCGGAGTTCGGCCACATGTCCTTTCACCGCGGGCTGTTAAACGAGGAGCGGAGAGCCCAGATGCTAAGGGAAATGGAGGGCCCTCCCTACTTTGCCATGCTCCCTCACAATTCTCATCTGTTGAGCCCCTCCCacgccgcagccgccgccgcggccgccgctcACCTGGATCAGCTCCACCCCGACCTTCTCTCTCACTCGCTGCCGTCAGGAGCCGGGGGTCCCTCCCAGCACCACCCTAACCTCTACTCCCGTCTAGGTTCCATCAACCCACACCCCATGTCCAACGGCATCCTCGCAAAGGATCTGCTGGGGGCTCTGCCGGTGGGGGCGCCGCCGCCGCTCATCCCGTCCATCGCCAGCCGCTCGGCCACGCCGCCCCGCGCTTCCAGACTGGGAGGGCCAGGTGAGCTGGCGCTGTACAGCACCCACAAAGACGGGGAGTCCAGATAG